From the Acaryochloris marina S15 genome, one window contains:
- a CDS encoding type II toxin-antitoxin system RelE/ParE family toxin has translation MRFKFKKKKIEELYTQEKNAHKYPNVVDDFFEVMSAIDAAKDERDLYSLKGFHFEKLKGQRGKKGERSLRLNGSLGISVVAARYSV, from the coding sequence TTGAGATTCAAATTCAAGAAGAAGAAGATAGAAGAACTCTATACCCAGGAAAAGAATGCCCATAAGTATCCAAACGTTGTAGATGACTTCTTTGAGGTAATGAGTGCTATCGATGCTGCTAAAGATGAACGCGATTTGTACTCCTTGAAGGGCTTTCACTTTGAAAAACTAAAAGGACAACGAGGCAAGAAGGGGGAACGTTCTCTTAGATTAAACGGCTCTCTGGGAATTAGCGTGGTAGCCGCTAGATATAGTGTTTAG